In Planctomycetota bacterium, the sequence CGAGCGAGCGCATTCAGCCGGCGCTGCCCGGCTTGCCCCACTTTGCTCCGCGGGCCAAGTCGGTCATCTACTTGCACATGAACGGCGGTCCTGCGCAGATGGACCTGTGGGATTACAAGCCGAAGCTCGGCGAGCAGTTCGACAAGGATCTGCCCGACAGCATTCGCCGCGGCCAGCGGATCACGACGATGACCAGCGGCCAGAAGCGGTTCCCTGTCGCGCCGTCGATGTTCAAGTTCGCCCAGCATGGCAAGTGCGGCACCTGGGCCAGCGAGTTGCTGCCTCACACGGCGAAATATGTCGACGATCTGGCCGTGGTGCGAACCGTGTTCACCAACGCCATCAACCACGATCCGGCCTGCACGTTCGTCATGACCGGCAGCGAGGTGCCCGGCAAGGCGAGTCTGGGCTCGTGGATTTCGTACGGCCTGGGGGCCGAGACGAACGATCTGCCCGCGTTCGTCGTACTGACGCCCAATTGGAAGTCCAAGGCTCAGGCCCAGGCACTGTTCACTCGCATGTGGAGCAGCGGCTTCCTGCCGACAGCGCACACGGGCGTGGCGCTGCGCAGCGTGGGGGATCCGGTCCTCTACCTGCAAAACCCGCCGGGGGTCGACGCCCGGCATCGCCGCGCCATGCTCGACACGGTCGAAGAGCTGAACGAACGGAGCTTCGCCCGCTTTGGCGACCCCGAGATTCAAACGCGCATCGCCCAGTATGAAATGGCGTTCCGCATGCAGACTAGCGTCCCTGACCTGGTCGATCTGACCCACGAGTCGGCGGCCACGCTGGCCATGTACGGCGACGACGTGCTGAAGCCAGGCACGTTCGCGTCGAGCGCGCTGCTGGCCCGGCGACTGGTCGAGCGCGGGGTGCGCGTGGTGCAGATTCTGCATCGCGGCTGGGACCAGCACGGCAACCTGCCGCGCGACCTGACGCTGCAATGCCAGGACACCGACCAGCCGGTGGCCGCGCTGTTGACCGACCTGAAGCAGCACGGACTGCTGGACGAGACGCTGGTCGTGTGGGGGGGCGAGTTCGGCCGGACGGTCTACTCGCAAGGGACGCTGACCACGACCAACTATGGCCGCGACCATCACCCCAAGAACTTCTGCATGTGGCTGGCCGGTGGCGGCGTGAAGGGGGGCGTCGTGCATGGCGAGACCGACGACTTCAGCTACAACATCGTCGACAAGCCGGTCCACGTGAACGACCTGAACGCGACGATCCTCCACTGCCTGGGCATCGACCACGAACGGTTCTCGTTCAAGTTTCAGGGGCTCGATCAAAGATTGACGGGCGTCGAGCCGCAACGGGTGATGACCGAGTTGTTGGCATGAGCGATGCTTCGTGGGCACACTGTTACGCATGTCATGCGCAATCGCGCTGGACATCTGCATTTAAGGCCGTCGGTGCGTGGCCTTACAAGAGGGTCGTTTGCCCTTGGTGTTGGAATCGACACCAAGCATCTGTTCATCAAGCCACGTTCATCTTTGGTTTGATTTCGCCAGCGATCGGTGTTGTTTTGACTTGGTACGGGCCAAGCGATGCTCGTTTCTTGGCGATCATTTGTTTTATGCTACCGATTATTGCCGTGGCAACAATCGCGCATGAACTCGGCCACGCGTTGACTGCCGAACTTCTGGGTATGCGTGTGTTTCGCGTCGTCTTAGGCGCAACTGGCAAGCCGATTCTGCATTGGCGGCTATGGAAGTGGAAGATTGATGTACTCAGTGGGCTTTGCGGCGCATTGGTGCAGGCTGGGCACCCAAGCCAACGACACATGCGCATGAAACAGTTTCTAATGGTCCTGGCGGGGCCGAGCACGAATCTGGTCCTCGCCGCCGTCGCACTATGGACGGCAGGCTTCAGGCCGAGTTCACTAATAATGGAAGATGTGCTCTGGGCTTGCTGCGCCGCAAACATGTTGTTGGCGGTTATTTCCCTCATTCCACATATGTCCACCACAGCGATTGGAAGAGCTCCAAGCGATGGATTACAGCTTCTAACATTGCCGTTTGCCTCTGCCGGAACGGTCGAGTTGTGGCGTAGCAGTTTCACTCTGCTCCAAACCGCTGAGGAATATGAATGCCGAAACTACGAGAGCACCGTTGCGTTGTGCCAGCAAGAGCTTCAAAGGAACCCGACGAACTTAGCCATTAAGCTGCACATGAGCGCAGCGCTCTGCCAATTAGAACGGTTTGGTGAAGCGCGCGACTTGCTCGAAGACTCATTCAAGGACTGCAATCTCGATTCGCCGCTCGGAGCTCTGATATGTAACAACCTTGCATTTGCGGACGTCGCCAGCGAGAGCGCGGAATTGCTTGCCGACGCTGACAAGAGATCGGCTCATGCGATGGCTTGGATACCCTGGGAGCCGGCAATCATGGGAACGAGGGGTTTCGTCTTGCTGTCGCTTGGCAAACTTGACGAAGCAATTACACTCCTCGAAAAGGCCTGCGATCGCCACGTTACTCCGCGCAGTAAGGCCATCAACGCAGCAGGCCTAACCATCGCCCTTGTGCGCCAAGGAGACCGAGATTTGGCGCGAGAAATGCTCGATTACGCGAGAGAACTCGATAGCCAGTGCAAATGGGTGCCGCGAGCGGAACACGAAGTCCTTCTTGCGAACCAACTAACGTAGCCAAAACCGCCAAGAGACTTCTCCCACTGGGGTGGTCCAGGCAACTTGCTTGGGCGGCGCAGCCGCAGAGGGATCGGGGCCGCTACACAATCGGCCTCTTGTCGCTGACGACACCGACAACCAGTTGTCAGTGGTACCCGGACTGACCGAGTTGCTGGCATGACTCGTTGAGCGAATCCAGGGAGTGGCGATTTCGCAGGTGCGCCGCTGCATTGCTTGCCTGAATTGACTAGAATTGAGGTGTCGACCAGCGAACCGAGGATTCCCGTCATGGCCTTCGATCGAATTACTTGCGACCCCGCGAAAATGAATGGCCAGCCCTGTATTCGTGAGTTGCGGCTCACGGTGCGCCGTGTGCTGGAAGCATTAGCCACGCATGCCAATCGTCAAGAATTGCGGGCCGAGTATCCTGAGCTCGATGACGAAGATATTCGCCAGGCACTGGGATATGCGGCCGCCAATCTTGACGATCGCGTGGCGGACCTGCGGCCGTCAGCATGAAGCTGCTTTTGGATCAGGGATTGCCCCGCTCGACCATCAAGTACTTAGCCGCCCTGGGCGTCGCTGCTGAGCACGTCGGCGACTTGGGGATGGCCGCCGCTACAGATACGGCGATTCTCGCTACGGCCCAGCAACGGCAGGCCGTAGTCGTCACGCTGGATGCGGACTTTCACCACTGGTTGGCTGCCACGCGCGCCACGTCGCCGTCCGTCGTGCGAATTCGCATCGAAGGTTTGAAGGGGGACCAATTGGCTGCAATTCTTGTTCAGGTCATTGCGACGACCGGCACGGAACTCACCAGCGGCGCTGTCGTGTCCGTCACCGAGGGGCGAATCCGAGTCCGGTCGTTGCCGATCGGTCGTTGAAGTCTGGCGAGCCTCTGGAGGTTCGGAAGTGCAATGGTGCGCATCCCCGCAATCGCCCAAAAAAGGGTTGTCCCTCGGGCGGCGCGCGGTCAGAATAGGCGCTGGCCGAAGTGAGTTCATTTTTCGCCCGCCTGTTACAATGCCTCGGCTGCCGCGTCGGTTTTTCCCGCCTACCCCCGTCCGACGTTCCAGAGTTCTCGACCGATGAACGGCCCCGCTTGGCGCAACATGGTCGCCGTAATGCTGATGGCTGCGCTGTCGGTCTGCGCGGCTAACGCAGTCGCCGCCGAAGGGACCGACGCCAACGCAAAAGCTGCCGCCCAGCCCCCCGCGCGCGGTGCCAAGGTCGACTACAACTGGGACGTGCGGCCGATCCTCTCGGACAAATGCTTCCGCTGCCACGGTCCCGACGCGGCGCACCGCGAAGGGAACCTGCGCCTCGACCGCCGTGAAGACGCCGTCAGCGACCGCCCCGGCTGTCGAGCGATCGTGCCGGGCAAGCCGGCCGAGAGCGAAGTATTCCGCCGCATCACCAGCGACGACGCCGACGAGCGCATGCCGCCGCACGCCTCGGGCTCGACCCTCTCAAAAGCCGAAATCGAAACGCTGACCCAGTGGATCGCCCAGGGGTCCGAGTATCAACCTCACTGGGCATTCACGCGGCCGAAACTTCCCGCGCTGCCCGCCGTGCGTCGAACCGACTGGCCGCGCGGGCCGATCGACCGCCTGGTGCTGGCCGAGTTGGAAGAGCGCCAGCTTGCGCCCGCCCCCGAGGCCGAGCGAGCCGCGCTGCTCCGCCGCGTGACGCTCGACCTGACCGGCTTGCCGCCCACGCTGGCCGAGCTTGACGCCTTCCTGGCCGACACTTCGGCCGACGCCTATGAACGGGCCGTCGACCGGCTGCTCGCCTCGCCGCGGTTTGGCGAACGCTTGGCGCTCGACTGGATGGACGCGGCCCGCTACGCCGACACCAACGGCTACTACCTGGACACCGAGCGGCGCATCTGGCGGTGGCGCGATTGGGTGATCAACGCCTTCAACCAGAACATGCCGTTCGATCGGTTCACGGTCGAGCAACTGGCCGGCGACTTGCTCCCCGAGGCGACGCTCGAACAGCAGATCGCCACCGGCTTCAATCGCAATCACATGACCACCAATGAAAGTGGCGTGATTGACGAAGAAGCCCGATTGGGTTATGTGGTCGATCGGGTCGACA encodes:
- a CDS encoding site-2 protease family protein is translated as MSDASWAHCYACHAQSRWTSAFKAVGAWPYKRVVCPWCWNRHQASVHQATFIFGLISPAIGVVLTWYGPSDARFLAIICFMLPIIAVATIAHELGHALTAELLGMRVFRVVLGATGKPILHWRLWKWKIDVLSGLCGALVQAGHPSQRHMRMKQFLMVLAGPSTNLVLAAVALWTAGFRPSSLIMEDVLWACCAANMLLAVISLIPHMSTTAIGRAPSDGLQLLTLPFASAGTVELWRSSFTLLQTAEEYECRNYESTVALCQQELQRNPTNLAIKLHMSAALCQLERFGEARDLLEDSFKDCNLDSPLGALICNNLAFADVASESAELLADADKRSAHAMAWIPWEPAIMGTRGFVLLSLGKLDEAITLLEKACDRHVTPRSKAINAAGLTIALVRQGDRDLAREMLDYARELDSQCKWVPRAEHEVLLANQLT
- a CDS encoding DUF433 domain-containing protein, with the protein product MAFDRITCDPAKMNGQPCIRELRLTVRRVLEALATHANRQELRAEYPELDDEDIRQALGYAAANLDDRVADLRPSA
- a CDS encoding DUF5615 family PIN-like protein, yielding MKLLLDQGLPRSTIKYLAALGVAAEHVGDLGMAAATDTAILATAQQRQAVVVTLDADFHHWLAATRATSPSVVRIRIEGLKGDQLAAILVQVIATTGTELTSGAVVSVTEGRIRVRSLPIGR
- a CDS encoding DUF1501 domain-containing protein, yielding MNPMLAQQLDLTRRQFFGRSGVRLGGLALAMLAARGSTPLGSTLRAATSERIQPALPGLPHFAPRAKSVIYLHMNGGPAQMDLWDYKPKLGEQFDKDLPDSIRRGQRITTMTSGQKRFPVAPSMFKFAQHGKCGTWASELLPHTAKYVDDLAVVRTVFTNAINHDPACTFVMTGSEVPGKASLGSWISYGLGAETNDLPAFVVLTPNWKSKAQAQALFTRMWSSGFLPTAHTGVALRSVGDPVLYLQNPPGVDARHRRAMLDTVEELNERSFARFGDPEIQTRIAQYEMAFRMQTSVPDLVDLTHESAATLAMYGDDVLKPGTFASSALLARRLVERGVRVVQILHRGWDQHGNLPRDLTLQCQDTDQPVAALLTDLKQHGLLDETLVVWGGEFGRTVYSQGTLTTTNYGRDHHPKNFCMWLAGGGVKGGVVHGETDDFSYNIVDKPVHVNDLNATILHCLGIDHERFSFKFQGLDQRLTGVEPQRVMTELLA